In Bradyrhizobium sp. WBOS07, the genomic window CGCCATCCTCGATCCGCTCCTTCGGCACCATGTTGCAGCGGCCGAGCTTGAGCTGCGCCTTCAACAGGCTTTCCAGCCCGCGCCAGTTGGCCCAGACCAGCGGCGCGGCGATGCGATGCGCAAGCCGCCCCATCGCGCTCATGCCCCAGCCCGGAAACATCTCCTCCTGCGCGCGGATGTAGAGGATGCGCTTGAAGTTCACGAGCCCGCCGATGAAATAGGGGATACGCCAGACCGGCTCGCGCATCACGATGGTGACCTCGCGGGCGCCCGACTTCACCGCGTTGACCGCGATGTCGGTCGCCGATTTCGAGCCGCCGAGCACGACGATGCGGCGGCCCTTCGCCAGCGAGGGATCTCCGTATTTCGAGGAATGCAGGATCTGGCCGCCCTGTGCGAGGAACGCGTCCTCGCCGGGGCAGTGCAGCTCACGCGGCTCGTTGAATTGTCCGGTGCAGACCGCGACGAAGTCGAAATCTTCGCTCGTCGTCGCGCCATCCTTGCTCTTCAGCGCGAGCGTCCAGCCCGGTCTGCCGTCGGCACGCCGCGCCATGCCGGCGACCTCGGTGTCGAGGCGCAGCATGCGATCGAGGCCGAAGCTGCTGGCGTAGTCGGCGAGGTAGGCATGGACCTGCGGCCCTGTCGGCCATTCCGGATAGCCTTCCGGCATGGCGCGGTCGGTGTAGCGATAGAGTTCCTTCGGGCTCTGCGTCTGCACGTCAGGATAGGAGCGCGCCGGCTCCCAGACGCCGCCGAGATCCGAGCTGCGCTCGACGATGGCGACGCGGTGGCCGCGGGCAGAGAACGCCTTGGCGGCGGCAAGGCCGGAGACGCCGGCGCCGATCACGCAGACATGCTTGGGACTGACCATGGATTTGCTCGCATGTGTTTGGGCGCAAGCGGCCACGTTCGGCCGCAAGGCGCGGCCGGCGGACCAGCAAGCGGATGCAGTGGCGGAGGAACCTAGTCGTTGGCCTCGGGCGGCAGGAAATCGACCTCGTGCAGCGCCGAGATGCGCACGACTTCTGCGGGGTCGGTCAGATTGTGCAGCTGGTTGAACAACGCCTCCAGCTTCTGCATCGGCGAGACCCAGAACAGCGCGCGGCAGGGCTTGTCGGACTTGTTGAAATAGCCATGCGGGATGCCGCGCGGCATGCGCACCAGATCGCCGGCATGGGCCTTGACCCATTGTCCGTCGAGCTTGAGGTCGAGCGTGCCCTCCTGCACCAGGATGAACTCGTCCTGGGTCGGATGGATGTGCACCGGCACGAACTGGCCGGGATCGCTGTTGGTTTCGAACGCGAAGGTGGAATCGGTGACGGCCTTGGGGAAATAAACCTGGCCCAGAATGTTCCAGCTCTTGCCGCCGTAGCCTGTGCCGTTGGCGGTAATGCCCTTTTCGAGTGCAGTCATGGTGCGCTCCCATTGGATTCCGGCGGGGATGGAGCATCAGTCAACACGGAGCGGCCTGTCTATCCGCTAAACGAATCCGGATGAACCTATTGTCATGCAGCACGACGAATTTGCGAGCTACGGCCCTTTTCGCCCCTGCGGAACTATTATAGGCTTAAAGGAATTCCGGGCGCGAAGCATGGTCGACGATGTCCGCAGCCGAGCTGGAAACGAGCGCAACAGCCTCTGCAGCCGAACGGCTTGCGGATTTCGCCCGCGTCACCACCGATGACGTCGACGAGGCGGCCGAACAGATCGGACGCATCTTCTGCCCGCACGACCTCAAGCCGGCACGGGCGCGCGCGGCCGGCTTCTCGGCCCGGCACAATTGCGCGGCCTTCGACGGTTTCTCCATCAATTACGTCGCCTATGGCGGATCGGTCTGCATCGATCCCGGTTGCCTCGATCGCTTCTTCCTGGTGCAGATTCCGCTCGCGGGCACGGCCCAGATCCGCGCTGGCATCACCGAGCTCGAGGCCGCGCCGGAGCGGACCGCGTCGCTGCTCTCGCCGACGATCCCGACCCGGATGATGTGGCGCGACTGCGCGCAGGCTATCCTGCTGCTCGACCGCCGCATCGTCGAGCAGCGCGCGGCGGCGCTGTCGGGCAGGGCATCGGGCGCCGTCGAGTTCGATCCGGTGATCGACCTGGAGACGCCGGCCGGACGGGTGCTGCGAACCCGTCTTGCCGAGCTGATGACGCTCGCCGAGCGTCTAGGTCCGTCCGGCAGGCTGTCGGCGATCGCCATGGCCGATTGGCGCGAAATGCTGCTCGATCATCTCCTCAATGGCCAGCCGCATGGCCTCTCGGATGCGATCACGACATTCTCCGGCCGCGCTGAGCGGCTGCCGCGCACGCTCCGCGCGGCGCGGGACCATCTTGCGGACAATGCCGGCGAGCCGCTCGACCTCGCACAGCTCGCCTGCGCCTCCGGCATCGGCATCCGCGCGCTCCAGCTCGGCTTCCGCCGCCATTTCGGCCAGTCGATCTCGCAGATGCTGCTCGACATGCGCCTCGCCGCTCTGCACGCCCGGCTCGCGCAAGGATCGCCCGATGCCTCCGTCACCGACATCGCGTTCGAGCTCGGCTTCACCCATCTCAGCCGCATGGCCGGGGCCTACCGCGAAAAATTCGGCGAGACCCCGTCGGCCACGCTGCGGCGGCGGCTGAGCTGAAGGATCGTCAAGCAGTCGCGGGATTTTCGCGCAGCGTCGTCACCCAGATCACGCGCGCTGCCTGCTGGGTCGGATTGTCGAACATGTGCGGCACGGTGCTCGGAAAGCGGAAGCTGTCGCCGGCCTCCAGCACATGGGCCTGGTTGTCGAGCCACAGCCGCAGGCTGCCGGACAGGATGTAGCCGGCCTTCTCGCCGGTGTGCTGCAGGAAGTCGGTGCCGGAGGAGGCGCCGGGATTGAGCGTGAGCTCGTAGAGCTCGAGCTGGCCCTTGCCTTCGGGCGTGAGGGCTTCCTTGACGACGCCGCTGGCGGTGAGGCGCAGCAGCCGGCGGTTGTTCTTGCGCACGATGTAGCGCGGCACCTCGGCGGGATCGCTGGTCTCGAAGAAATAGGAGATGGGCACGTCGAGCGCGATGCTGAGCAGGCGCAGCGTCCGGATCGACGGCATCGCGCGCGCGCGTTCGAGCTGGCTGATCATGCCGGTGGAGAGACCCGTCTTGTTGGCGACGTCCTGGATCGAGAAACCGGCGCGCTGACGCAGCAGCCGCACGGTTTCGCCGAGCCGCTGGTCGACCGCATCGTCCGCCTCGCTGGTCGGGGCGTCCTTCGGACTGTTGGTGTCGCCGCGACCATCCATGTCGCTCTCCCATGCATCATCATGAGCCTCGGCCGCATCGGTGCGAGGCATCAGTTGGAGTGAAAAGGTCGCGCATACTAGCAATGCGATTGACAGCTGTATTTAGTCGTGATGAAATTTTGGTTCAAGAATTTAGAAGCACTAAAGCCCACTCCTGTCCCCTGCCGGGGTCTCGGGGGCGCGGGAGACGGTGCCGCGTGCGGGAACGGAGACTGGTCATGGCAGACAGCACCGGCAGGTTCGGCGTTGGCGGAGTCCACTTCGGCAGTCCAAGCCGCCGGCAATTGTTCCAGCTCGGTGCGGGCGCCGCGGCGGGTTTGACGCTTCCAGGCCACGCTTTTGCGCAGAGCGAACGTCCCTCCAATCCGCCGGAGAAGCCGCGCGGACAGGTGATCGCGGCGCTGTCGCAGGAGCCGACCGTCTTTCATCCCTTGATGCCCGGCATCGAGGTCGATCAGGGCGTCTGGTGGCAAGTGTTCTCGCTGCTCTGGTACATCGATCCCGCCGGCAATTTCGTTCCCGATCTCGCCCGCGAAATCCCGACCATCGAGAATGGCGGCCTGTCGGCCGACGGCCTGACCTGGAAGATCAAGCTGCGCAGCGACGTGAAGTGGCATGACGGCACGCCGTTCACGGCCGACGACGTCAAGTTCTCGCTCGAGCTGATCAACGATTCCAATTTCCGCGCGCGCAGCCGCGTCGGCCACAGCCTGGTCAAGGACATCAAGGTCGTCGCGGCGGATGAGATTCACTGGCGCATGGAAGCGCCTTATTCGCCCTACATGTCGATCCTGGGGTCGCTGACCTTCATCGTGCCCAAGCACATCCTGGAGAAGGTGTCCGACCCGAACGCCTCGCCGTTCCACAATGCGCCCGTCGGCACCGGGCCTTTCCGCTGGGGCGAACGCGTGCCCGGCGACCACATCCTGCTCAATGCCCACACCGGCTATCACGGCAAAGGGCCTTACGTCGAACGCGTGGTCTTCAAGTACATTCCCGATCTGACCGTGCTCTACACCCAGTTCCGCACGGGACAGGTCGACTACACCGGCCTGCAAGGCATCCTGCCGAACTTCGTGCAGGAGGCGAAGACGCTGAAGGGCCGCAAGATCGTCGTCTCCTCGACGTCCTCGGTGGAGCATATCGCGCCCAACCTGGAGTTCGGTCCCTTCGCCGACCGCGCCGTGCGCGAGGCGCTGTACCTGGCCATCAACAAGCAGGCGATCATCGACGCGCTCTATTACGGCCTGCCGACGCAGACCGAGAGTTTTGTGCCGCAACAGGCCTGGTCGTCCCAGCAGGGATTGCCGCAGCACAAATACGATCCTGCCAAGGCCAATGCGCTGCTCGATGCGGCGGGATGGGTGCGCGGCGCCGGCGGCGTGCGCGAGAAGGGCGGCGTCAAGCTCGAATTCACCAACTCGACCACGTCGGGCAATGCGGCGCGCGAGCAGACCCAGCAGCTCCTGATCCAGGATTGGCGCGCGATCGGCGCCGCGATGCGCGTCAACAACATGCCGGCGGCCGTGATCTGGGGCGAGTTCTGGCAGCAATCCAAGTTCAATTCGGTGATCGTCGGCGTGAACTTCATGCTCGGCAGCGACCCCGACGTGACGCCGCGCTTCGGCTCCGGCGCCATTCCCGCCAAGGGCGGCCGCGGCTACAACACTTATCAATATCAGAGCGCGGAGGCCGATCGGCTGCTGGCCCAAGGCGCCAAGCAATTCGATCTGGCGCAGCGCAAGACCACCTATGGCGAGCTGCAGAAGCTGATCCGCAACGACCTTGCGATCCTGCCGCTGTTCCAGGGCTTCATCGCCGAGGGCGTGAAGGAGGGGCTGCAAGGATTCCGGCCCAACATCAACACCTCGATCAATTGCTGGAACATCCGCGAATGGTACTGGGCCTGACGGATCAGGTGCGCAGGGCAGCCTGAGATGGCCCGTTACGTCGTCAACCGCCTCGCACAGGCGATCATGCTGCTGGTGATCGTCTCGGCGATCGGCTTTGCCATCCTGCATCTGGCGCCCGGTGGCCCGTTGTCGCAATTTGCCGTCTCCGGGCAGATGACGCAGGAAGATCTCGATCGCGTCACCAAGCAGCTCGGGCTCGATCGGCCGCTGCCGGTGCAGTATCTCGACTGGTTCGGTCGCATGCTCAAAGGCGATTGGGGCCGCTCCTATCGCGACGGCGAGGCGGTGCTGTCGGTGATCTCCTCGCATCTCGGCGCCACGCTGGAGCTGATGGCGACGGCGACCATCATCGCGGTGCTGCTCGGCTGCTGGATCGGCATCCTCGGCGCACTGCGCCGCTATTCGCTGTTCGATACGCTCGCCACCGTCGGGGCCATGATCGCGCTGTCGATCCCGACCTTCTGGTTCGGCCTCGTCACCATCTACGTCTTCTCGGTCAAGCTCGGCTGGCTGCCGGCCGGCAACCGGCACACCATTGGCGACGGCTCCTTCCTCGATCTGCTGCATCATTTGATCGCGCCGGCGATGGTGCTGGCGCTGGTGGAGACCGCGATGTGGGGCCGCTTCATGCGCTCCTCCATGCTCGAGGTGATCAACCAGGATTATATCCGCACCGCGCGTGCCAAGGGCATGCCGGAATGGCGCATTCTCACGGTGCACGCGCTTCGCAACGCGCTGCTGCCGATGATCACGGTGGCGGGCCTGCAGTTTCCCACCCTGCTCGGCGGCGCGCTGGTGGCCGAGACCGTTTTCACCTGGCCCGGCATGGGCCGCCTGTTCCTGGATTCCATCGGCTACCGCGACTATCCCGTGGTGATGGGCATCCTGATGTTCTCGGCGACCATGGTGCTGATCGGCTCGCTGCTGGCCGACATCCTCTATGCCGTCGTCGATCCCCGCATCCGGGTGGGCTGAAGCGATGGCGACCGCAGCGCTCTCCACCGTCCAGCTCGCGCCCGGCCAGGCGGCGTGGCGGCGCTTCCGCCGGCACCGGCTCGCGCTCGCCGGCGCCGTCATCATCCTGGTGCTCGTGCTCGGCTCGGCGTTCGGCCCGTATCTGCTGCCGTTCGACGATACCTATATCGACATCATGAAGCGGTTCGCGCCGCCGCTGTCCGGGGCGCATATCCTCGGCACCGACGAGCTCGGCCGCGACGTGCTGGCGCGGCTGATGATGGGCGGCCGCGTCTCGCTTTCGATCGGCATCGTCGCGATGGTGATCGCGATGGCGGTCGGCATTGCCGTCGGCGCTTTCGCCGGCTTCTATGGCGGCGCGGTCGGTGCGGTCCTGATGCGGCTGGTCGATGCCGTCCTGTGCTTTCCGACCATCTTCCTCCTGCTGGCGCTGGCCGCGCTCACCGAGCCCGGCCTCGTCACCACCACCGTGCTGATTGCGGCGACCGCCTGGATGGCCGTCGCCCGCGTGGTCGAGGCCCAGGTGCGGTCGCTGCGCGAGCGCGAGTTTGCGGTCGCCGCGCTCGCCTTTGGCTCGTCGAACCTGCGCATCATGTTCCGCGAGCTCGTGCCCAATGCGATCGCGCCGATCGTGGTGGCCGCGACGTTGAACGTTGCGAAGGCGATCCTGCTGGAATCCTATGTCAGCTATCTCGGCTACGGCATCCAGCCGCCGGCGGCGAGCTGGGGCAACATGCTCAACAATGCGCAGATCTATCTCACCAGCGCGCCGTGGCTCGCGATTGCGCCGGGCGTTGCCATCACGCTGGCGGTGACCAGCTTCAACTTCCTCGGTGACGGGCTGCGCGACGCGCTCGACCCGCGCATGAACATCCCTTGACGAACCAGATCTCGATCGAACCGATTCCAGGAGTACCCCATGTCCCCGCCGCTCAATCGTATCAACAGCGATGAACGCCTGCCGGCGCAGGTGGACGTCGTCGTCATCGGCGGCGGCGTGATCGGCGTCTCCGCGGCCTACCATCTGGCGAAGAAGGGGCATTCGGTCGCGCTGGTCGAAAAGGGCCATGTCGGTGGCGAGCAGTCGAGCCGCAATTGGGGTTGGTGCCGGCAGCAGGGCCGCGCGCGCGAGGAGATTCCGCTGGCGCGCGAGGCGCTGCGGCTCTGGGAGGACATGCAGAACGACGCCGGCGTCGATGCCGGCTTTCGCCGCACCGGCGTACTGTTCCTGACCAAGAGCAAGGACGAGCTCGCGAGCTGGGAGCGCTGGGCCGCGGTCGCGCGCGAGATGCAAGTTCACTCCACCGTCCTGACGCCGGCCGAAATTGCCGAGCGCATGCCTGGGAATACCGACACATGGGTCGGCGGCCTGCATACGCCGAGCGACGGCCGCGCCGAGCCGTCGATGGCCGTGCCGGCGCTCGCGGCCGCCGCGCGAAAACACGGCGTCACCATCCACCAGGGCTGCGCCGCGCGCGGGCTGGAGACGACCGGCGGGCGCGTCAGCGCCGTCGTCACCGAGAAGGGCACCATCCGGACGCAAGCCGTGCTGCTGTCAGGCGGCGCCTGGTCGTCGCTGTTCTGCCGGCGTCACGGCATCGAGCTGCCGATCGGCCTCGTCAACGCCACCGCTTGCCGGACCACGCCGGGACCGGAGATCACCTCCGGCGCGCTCGGCACGGATTTCTATTGCATTCGTCGCCGCCTCGACGGCGGTTTCACGCTGGCGCTGCGCAACCGCGGCACGGTCGAGCTGTCGCCCGACCTGTTCCGCTACGCCCGCACGTTCTGGCCGACCTATTTGCATCGCAAGAACGGGCTGAAGCTCTCGATCGGCACGTCCTTCTTCGAGCAGATCGTGCGCGGCACCAGCTGGAGCTTCGACAAGCCGTCGCCATTCGAGACCGAGCGCGTGCGCGATCCCGCGCCCGACATGTCGCTGGTCAATGCCGCGCTGGCCTCGTTGATCAAGGCAAATCCGGAGTTGAAGGACATCGAGATCGCGGAAGCCTGGGGCGGCACCATCGACTGCACGCCGGACACGATCCCCGTGATCTCGCCGGTCGATGCGCTGCCCGGCTTCTTCCTCGCCACCGGCTTCTCCGGCCACGGCTTTGGCATCGGCCCTGCGGCCGGCAAGCTCGCCGCCGACATCGTCACCGGTGCGACGCCGCTGGTCGATCCCGCCGCCTACAGCCACAAGCGCATGATCGACGGCCGGCGCCTGGCGCCGGTCAGTCCGTTCTGAGGACCGCATGACGGTTCTCTACAAGGCCAACATGGAGCGCGGCGCCGAATGGGCGCGCTTCTTCGCTGAGCGCGCGCCTGACGTGCCGTTCCGGCTCTGGCCCGACATCGGCGATCCCGGCGCGGTGCGTTATCTCGTGGCCTGGGTGCCGCCGGACGATCTCGCGACGGCCTTTCCGAACCTGGAGCTCGTCTTCTCGGTCGGTGCCGGCGTCGACCAGTTCGATGCCACGAAAATTCCGGCTCACATTCCGTTGGTCCGCATGCTGGAGCCCGGCATTGCCGAGACCATGGTCGAATATGTCACCATGGCCGTGCTGGCCCTGCATCGCGACCTCCTGCATTTCATCGGCCAGCAGAAGGAGCAGGTTTGGCGTGAGATTCGGATCACGCCGGCGAGGCGCCGGCGCGTCGGCGTGATGGGGCTCGGCCAGCTCGGCCAGGCCGTGCTCGAACGCCTCAAGGCATTCGGCTTTCCGCTATCGGGCTGGAACCGCTCGCCGCGCGAGATCGAAGGCGTCACCTGCTACGCCGGCGCGGATGTGCTGCCAAATTTCCTTGCGCAGGCCGACATTCTCATCTGCCTGTTGCCTCTGACCGACGAGACCCGCGGCATCCTGAACGCAGACCTGTTCGCGCGCTTGCCGCGCGGTGCGGGGCTCGTCAATGTCGGCCGTGGCCCGCATCTGGTCGAGGCTGATTTTCTCGCGGCGCTCGACAGCGGCGCCTTGTCGGCTGCGGTGCTCGACGTCGCCGATCCCGAGCCGCTGCCCCCAGGCCATCCGTTCTGGAGCCACCCCCGCATTCTGCTGACGCCGCACAATGCCAGCATGACGATGCCCGATACGGCGGTCGATTTCGTGCTCGACGTGATTGCGCGCCACCGCCGCGGCGAAGAGCTGCCGGGGCTGGTTGATCGTAGCCGCGGTTACTGAGGGTGCGATGATGGTGAAAACGTTGGCTCCTCTTACCTCCCCCGCGCTTGTCCGCCGAAGCCTTGGCGAAGGCGGATGCGGGAGAGGTCGGCGCGTAGCGCCGGGAGGGGGGTGTCCCCTCTTGGAGGTTCTCGCCTGCGGAGACACCCTCTCCCCAACCCTCCCCCGCAGGCGGGGGAGGGAGCGCACCTTGTCTGCGGCAGGCTTCGAGGCCCAAGTATGAGCATCGGCGCGAGTGCACCCGAGCAGGTCGTTGCCGAAGCGCCCGTGCTGTCGGTCGCCGGCCTCACCACCTCCTTCATGCTCGAGCGACGATGGATTCCCGTCGTCCGCAACGTCTCGTTCGACGTGGCGCCGCGCGAGACCGTGGCGATCGTCGGCGAGTCCGGCTCGGGCAAGAGCGTCACCGCGCTGTCGATCATGCGGCTGATCCCGCAGGAGATCGGCCGCGTCGAGGGGCGTGTCACGCTGGCCGGCCGCGAGCTGCTGCCGCTGCCGCAAGCGCGCATGAAGGACATCCGCGGCAACGACGTCGCCATGATCTTCCAGGAGCCGATGACGAGCCTCAATCCGGTGCTCACCATCGGCTTCCAGATCGCGGAGGCGCTGATCCAGCATCGCGGCCTGTCGCGCGCGGCGGCGGAAGCCGAGACCGTGCGCCTGCTCGATCGCGTCCGCATTCCTGCCGCGAGGTCGCGATTCCACGAGCATCCGCATCGCTTCTCCGGCGGCATGCGCCAGCGCGTGATGATCGCGATGGCGCTGGCCTGCAAGCCAAAGCTCCTGATCGCGGACGAGCCCACCACCGCGCTCGACGTCACGATCCAGGCCCAGATCCTCGAGCTCCTGAAGCAGCTCCAGCAGGAGGAGGGGATGTCGATCCTCTTCATCACCCACGACATGGGCGTGGTCGCCGAGATCGCAGACCGGACCGTGGTGATGTATGGCGGCCAGGCGGTGGAGACCGATACGACGACGCGCATCTTCGAGACGCCCTCGCACCCCTACACCCGCGCGCTGCTCGCCGCGGTGCCGCGGCTCGGCTCGATGGACGGCCGCGCGCGGCCGATGCGGTTTCCGATCGTCGACAAGGTGACGGGGACCTCGGACGAGCCGGCGGAGACGCCCGACACCGTCTCGACGGCGCAGCGGCCGCTGCTCGAGGTCGCTGGCCTCACCACGCGCTTTCCGATCCGTTCCGGATTGTTCGGTAAGGTCTCCGGCCGCGTCCATGCGGTCGAGAACGTCTCCTTCACCTTGCGGGCCGGCGAGACGCTGGCGCTGGTCGGCGAATCCGGCTGCGGCAAGTCGACCACGGGACGCTCCATCCTCAAGCTGACCGAGCCGGACGGCGGCACCGTGCTGATCGACGGCGAGGACGTCCTCGCCATGAAGGGCCGCGCCTTGCGCGACGTTCGAAAGCACATGCAGATCGTCTTTCAGGATCCGTTCGCGAGCCTCAATCCGCGCATGTCGGTGGGGACGGCGATTGCCGCGCCCTTGCTCGCCAACGGCCTCGCCACCGCATCTCAGGCGCGCGACAAGGCCGCCGACCTCCTCGAGCGCGTGGGTCTTTCCGCCGACATGGCCGCGCGGTTTCCGCACGAATTCTCCGGCGGCCAGCGCCAGCGCATCTGCATCGCGCGCGCGCTCGCGCTCGGGCCCAAGCTGATCGTCGCCGATGAGGCGGTCTCCGCGCTCGACGTCTCGGTCAAGGCGCAGGTCGTCAATCTGATGCTCGACCTGCAGGCCAGCATGGGCCTTGCCTATCTCTTCATTTCCCACGACATCGCGGTGGTCGAGCGCATGAGCCACCGCGTCGCGGTGATGTATCTCGGCGAGATCGTCGAGATCGGCCCGCGCGCCGCATTGTTCGGCAATCCGCAGCATCCCTACACGAAGAAGCTGATGGCCGCCGTGCCGGTGCCCGATCCCTCCCGTCGCGGCACCCGGCGTGACGTCTCGAACGACGAGATCAGAAGCCCCGTGCGCGCGCCGGACTACCAGCCCCCGGTGCGGCACTATCGCGAAGTCTCGCCCGGCCACGTCGTCCAGGCCTGGAACGAGGAATGGTCGGGCTGACTGCGAGCTGCACAAGTCCTCCGGAAATCGTGAGCGGATGGAGCGACAGGGAGCAGCGGTATGTGAACCGCTTCATACTGCATCAGTCTCTTTCTGAACTACCACTCCCGCAAGAAATTGCAGCACCCGGACCTAATTGACGAACGCGGGTGAGATGCAATGCCTGCGCAGCCGCGTGCTCGCAGCTTGGATTGGCTCCTCGTCTTGCTCACGAGCAAGCCAGCTCCATCACTCAGCACAGATTTTTCAGAAATTGGAATCAAGGGCATCGAGAAACGCTTTCTGGCAGCTTCTATTCGGGTCGGCCCGTAGGCTGCTACTTACTCAGAAGGAGCCCCCCAATGAAGATAAGCGGCGCATTTTCAAACGCATTTTCCCTCACAAGGCATCTCGGCAGTCTTCGGATCCCCCGGTCCAGTCTGATCAAGTCGGCCCACATCCTTGAAAGAATTGGACTGGCAGCCGTTGGAGCCTCTTGCGGCCTCTATGTGGGTGCGACCCTGTTGCGTCAGAACGTCGGACTGTTCGAAAGCGGCTGGATCGTGCTGATAACAATGCTCTACGGAGCTCTCAGTTATTATGTCGGCATCGACTTGGCCCGCAATGTCGCGCGGAAACCGACATCGAGCATCTCGGAAGAATGGAACGGTTCCGAGCCGGCCGAGATCATGAGTGCAGCCGGAACGTTCAGCGCAGCGATCGCCGCAACTCTGTCCGTCAGCATCCTTGTCCTTGATCAAAGTCTGCCTGACGGGCTGATAGCCTTTGTAGCCGGCTGTTGGGTGGTTGGTTCTTCGCTTCAGGTTGCGGCGGGCACGATGGCTCGCAACTCCGAAGCGCCCATCAAAGAGCAATGAAGGACCTGGCTCACGGAAAAACCTCCGCTTGACATCGTACGTCGGCACAAGCCGCAGTGTTGGTTCGGCTTCAGGTCTGGAGTGATCAACGACGACTCATCGCAACCTCTGCTGTCCAACGCTGCGCGCCAGCGATGTTTGGTAGCGCAGCCGTTCGCATCGAGCAGTGTCCCGATCGAAACCGTACCGGTACTGAGTAACCTAAATTCTCGCACAACAAACAAGACGTGCCATCATGGCGGCGTTGGGATATTCTCCCCGCGCGGCCGTGGTCCAAAGTTCTGCTAACTGCCAGTCACAAGATCGGTGGAGCCATGCAGATTGCGGAGTGGCTCGAGAAGCTGGGGCTTGGGCAATACGCGGAGCGTTTTGCCCAGAATGGCATCGACGTGGGCATCCTCCCCGAACTGATGGACGAGGATTTCGACAAGCTCGGAGTCCTGCTCGGTCATCGCCGCAAGATGCTGCGTGCCATTGCCGAGCTCGATCCAGCCGCGTTGATCGCGTCGCCGTCCCCTCCTCACGACGCCGAGCGGCGCCACCTCACCGTTATGTTTTGCGATCTGGTCGGATCGACTGCACTCTCATCGCGTCTCGATCCCGAGGATCTATGGGAAGTGATCCGGGCCTACCGCGTCGCATGCGGGCGCGTCATCGCCGCTTATGACGGCAGGATAGCCAGGTTCGTCGGCGACGGAATCCTCGTCTACTTCGGCTATCCGCGCGCACACGAAGATGATGCGGAGCGCGCAGTGCGAGCGGGCCTCGATATCATTGCTGCGATTGATCAGCTCAAGACAGGCGCCGGCGAACGTGTTGAACTTCGGATCGCAATTGCGACCGGGCTCGTGGTGGTCGGCGACCTCATCAGCGGAGACGCGTCAGAGGAACACGCAACCATCGGCGATACGCCGAACCTCGCTGCCCGGCTGCAGAGCCTGGCGGAGCCGGGGGCGGTCGTCGTTGCTTCCTCGACGCGCCGGCTGCTTGGCGACCTTTTCACCTTTCGCAATCTCGGCCGTCGCGAAGTCAAGGGGATAAGCGAGCCCATTGCGGTCTGGGCGGTGGAAGGAGCGAGCCCATCGGAGAGCCGCTTCGAGGCGGTCCGCGCCGCGCGCTCGATCGGCTTTGTCGGCCGCAAGGACGAGATCGAATTCATTCTCTCGCGCCAGCGGGAGGCATGGCAGGGCTTGGGCCAGATCGTATTGATTTCGGGCGAAGCAGGCATCGGCAAGTCGCGCATCGTGGCAACATTGTCCGAAAGCCCCTCGCTGGGGACACACCGTCGGGTGCGGTATCAGTGTTCGCCATATCACACCAACAGCGCACTTCATCCCTTTGTCGCGCAGCTCGATCGCGCCGCCGGAATCTGCTTGCATGACACGCCGGAACAAAAGCTCGACAAGCTCGAGGCCATGCTGGCACTGGGAACCCAGCAGGTCGCCCGAGTAACCCCGCTGATCGCGGCTCTGCTTTCGATTCCCATTGGCGACCGTTACCCGCCCCTCGGCTTGAGCCCGGCGCAGCAGCGGAGACAGACGTTTGCCGCCCTTCTCGATCAGCTGGAGGGATCGGCGCGAGGCCAGCCTCTGCTGCTCATCTGCGAGGATATGCATTGGGCAGATGCCACGACGCTCGAACTGTTCGATCTCGCGGTCGATCGGA contains:
- a CDS encoding glyoxylate/hydroxypyruvate reductase A, which gives rise to MTVLYKANMERGAEWARFFAERAPDVPFRLWPDIGDPGAVRYLVAWVPPDDLATAFPNLELVFSVGAGVDQFDATKIPAHIPLVRMLEPGIAETMVEYVTMAVLALHRDLLHFIGQQKEQVWREIRITPARRRRVGVMGLGQLGQAVLERLKAFGFPLSGWNRSPREIEGVTCYAGADVLPNFLAQADILICLLPLTDETRGILNADLFARLPRGAGLVNVGRGPHLVEADFLAALDSGALSAAVLDVADPEPLPPGHPFWSHPRILLTPHNASMTMPDTAVDFVLDVIARHRRGEELPGLVDRSRGY
- a CDS encoding ABC transporter permease — protein: MATAALSTVQLAPGQAAWRRFRRHRLALAGAVIILVLVLGSAFGPYLLPFDDTYIDIMKRFAPPLSGAHILGTDELGRDVLARLMMGGRVSLSIGIVAMVIAMAVGIAVGAFAGFYGGAVGAVLMRLVDAVLCFPTIFLLLALAALTEPGLVTTTVLIAATAWMAVARVVEAQVRSLREREFAVAALAFGSSNLRIMFRELVPNAIAPIVVAATLNVAKAILLESYVSYLGYGIQPPAASWGNMLNNAQIYLTSAPWLAIAPGVAITLAVTSFNFLGDGLRDALDPRMNIP
- a CDS encoding FAD-binding oxidoreductase, coding for MSPPLNRINSDERLPAQVDVVVIGGGVIGVSAAYHLAKKGHSVALVEKGHVGGEQSSRNWGWCRQQGRAREEIPLAREALRLWEDMQNDAGVDAGFRRTGVLFLTKSKDELASWERWAAVAREMQVHSTVLTPAEIAERMPGNTDTWVGGLHTPSDGRAEPSMAVPALAAAARKHGVTIHQGCAARGLETTGGRVSAVVTEKGTIRTQAVLLSGGAWSSLFCRRHGIELPIGLVNATACRTTPGPEITSGALGTDFYCIRRRLDGGFTLALRNRGTVELSPDLFRYARTFWPTYLHRKNGLKLSIGTSFFEQIVRGTSWSFDKPSPFETERVRDPAPDMSLVNAALASLIKANPELKDIEIAEAWGGTIDCTPDTIPVISPVDALPGFFLATGFSGHGFGIGPAAGKLAADIVTGATPLVDPAAYSHKRMIDGRRLAPVSPF
- a CDS encoding ABC transporter ATP-binding protein, with the protein product MSIGASAPEQVVAEAPVLSVAGLTTSFMLERRWIPVVRNVSFDVAPRETVAIVGESGSGKSVTALSIMRLIPQEIGRVEGRVTLAGRELLPLPQARMKDIRGNDVAMIFQEPMTSLNPVLTIGFQIAEALIQHRGLSRAAAEAETVRLLDRVRIPAARSRFHEHPHRFSGGMRQRVMIAMALACKPKLLIADEPTTALDVTIQAQILELLKQLQQEEGMSILFITHDMGVVAEIADRTVVMYGGQAVETDTTTRIFETPSHPYTRALLAAVPRLGSMDGRARPMRFPIVDKVTGTSDEPAETPDTVSTAQRPLLEVAGLTTRFPIRSGLFGKVSGRVHAVENVSFTLRAGETLALVGESGCGKSTTGRSILKLTEPDGGTVLIDGEDVLAMKGRALRDVRKHMQIVFQDPFASLNPRMSVGTAIAAPLLANGLATASQARDKAADLLERVGLSADMAARFPHEFSGGQRQRICIARALALGPKLIVADEAVSALDVSVKAQVVNLMLDLQASMGLAYLFISHDIAVVERMSHRVAVMYLGEIVEIGPRAALFGNPQHPYTKKLMAAVPVPDPSRRGTRRDVSNDEIRSPVRAPDYQPPVRHYREVSPGHVVQAWNEEWSG
- a CDS encoding ABC transporter permease yields the protein MARYVVNRLAQAIMLLVIVSAIGFAILHLAPGGPLSQFAVSGQMTQEDLDRVTKQLGLDRPLPVQYLDWFGRMLKGDWGRSYRDGEAVLSVISSHLGATLELMATATIIAVLLGCWIGILGALRRYSLFDTLATVGAMIALSIPTFWFGLVTIYVFSVKLGWLPAGNRHTIGDGSFLDLLHHLIAPAMVLALVETAMWGRFMRSSMLEVINQDYIRTARAKGMPEWRILTVHALRNALLPMITVAGLQFPTLLGGALVAETVFTWPGMGRLFLDSIGYRDYPVVMGILMFSATMVLIGSLLADILYAVVDPRIRVG